The region atccatggcttaaacactccatggactatccatgaaagcttaacccaacttaaatgaacttggcccatcacacatatatatctaagagtccatatttaattagttccttttgatcacttaattaattataattaattcttgatcaatactaattaaataatatgattatatattaatatattataacttataatatattaatataaaatcactagtatcctttttcctcatcttgtctatccaattgtcccgatgccatgcaacccaaatggaccatgccgggtcgggtcaactcttaccaattatagttatggacttagacattaatccaaaagtctcccacttggataagtctaaaactattattgcgtatgactttaagaaccgactagcaatcgtagctctcaaaagcttccgtcgaactctgaccttgccgatgatctctgacatttgtcaatgacttgtccattagataagtgatcgtatattcctccattctagatatcatatggactgagacatggattataaatcattctctctgtccatctttgtttcccgattttcgattcatgatgactgactgattgaacatatcaaattagtcctggcttggccaagcactcacatgtatcatcattaaatcatcgaggggcccacaaatatcgcttttatcccgaaggtaaaaggaatggataaacttcgactcatatggcttgttctactacttgttgaatcatacacaaaggcacgttttataacatcgagttaccaatgcgttatCGTGCAATCAATGttcaaccaactcatagtaacaaattatatctctaggtttgaagaatataagatattatcgtctcatgatcgctcgtgataaaattcatgaagtgattccaatgagcgtgggttgaatccaatacttagaacttatgagcactcatgagtgttgtagcaccgccttgtccaacatcttagacctctacaagcccaactcatgacagtcttgattcatatctacttccaacatatgaccgactgtggatagtttgaataacttagtcattcaggaagaacgacctagttattttggaagtcaaaacatgcaaaaatgaaacacaagaataattgaatccaatatggtctcagaacttatgaatataaataaaacaccttttatttatcaccatatgattacacattattcattgcatactgtttcaactatcaactttattcttgaattaaaacaatagttgtcccacgctccgagcatgtacactatgtttttctaaacaatagctttgccatacaccaagtatgcactctatgtttgtctaaatattagttaagccatactccaagtatgcataccaagtttgtttatgatctttactttgtgaaataaccAATTGAGCCATGAttttaatttcacactcccaagtcCTTACGgcaatgcaagaattccaaattcacgCCTTTTATCGAAATTTGttcgattctaaacttatatgcattggtcctcttgtaacgattatgcataaagtcacaaagacttgtcaacaaacattacagagtattccaatggagatcaactccatggaaccgaagtctcatattaaaagttcattgcctttgaacattcttcttgcattaagtttcttacaTAGATAACTTCCATCTATGGAGAcaactccatattcccattttgactaccccTTCTAAACACGAATTGCCTCTTTTCAGATtaggtcaatatggtccttccaaagttaacactatacttccaactgtccttgagcaaccaatccttggtaaacccTTACATTGTCCTTGACAactgcttaatcactttagtcaaatccaattctagaccttttcccctcttaattcctcaggcatttggaaaattttagaaaggatgaatattatagcacatgcaatcgatcctgtacccaaaacaaatgggacatgattcatgatgtgtcacataaagacatgattctagacgagtcttttgctacaatattttttttatttgccatgttctcaagatttgactatgaaaagggatgtcgttatcataatcgaattttgagaacgcaatatatagaatttccttatgttgaaccaatccaaaatgaaattcatatatatatatatatatatatatatatatatatatatatattcttcactaaagatgattaaaatctcaatctaagcttaaaatctcactctaagccttttagaattgacatgaagtataatttcctctcccttaattatagcaaaacaccttTTTCAATGaactgaaacttttgttttctataattaacattgctaacttgcaatacttatcataattatcatgctccccctaacatgatgattattagcataacacttatgctcccactagctttgacatgtactcagaaatcagcggGACTTCTAGAAATCGATACTTTATTAACCttcttactaaagttcagatttctgatactagattgctttgataatactttatcaaaatcacacaccttttcTTATAtaactcacaggtgtgtctaaacaatttcataactatgaaaagggatgccgtaatcatagtctcaattgtttagacctttgctatttctcataagtccatgttagtgtgctctactaacgactttgagaatgtaaagattgctatctacttaaaatctacttagtgaaagtgtttcctttccatcattttcatgaatcgaagagaaaccttatggcacTTAGATTTTTCTGGTGTATGatttcctacccatatgaatttgtcaaaaccataatcacaggacAAGGTTACTTACAAATCCACACTTATATGTAttaaacttgtgcaatcttaaattcttgccatttggcagctcaagggcctgccattgcttccaagtagttgtgcaaccaattgagaactctcagaactcttatgcaaagccaacttgaaTAGGCACAGGCATGTCAACACGAAAGGTTATAAAccacaagtcgtgtgctagtgaagaactttaggttttactcttgattagttcttgatacTTTCAATACCTTTAAGACTCccgctgtcctcttgacatataagactttcttgtcaaatattcaagagataatgtggattctaatcaagacaaacacttcacacaattggcctaagttggtctttgttttatccaaaacatcacaactttccaatttcaaatgtacaagagtagaaaaccttttactcttacatttgactagtgttaataaacgttctttaagatgtgtcactcaaattacaatcttggagtatgactctaagaattgtttttggaacaaagcatgacccatcttcttgatttaatgatttcaacaattcaagattcctcttcttagttataagaatacactaagatgaCTTTAGAGGACTAATTTTGacatgcactactagaaaaacagccttttacgacgctcattgcgcgtcgtaaaaggctcagacgacgcgcaaatccgcgtcaaggaaggccctgtcataaagagagacgacgcgcttttgcgcgtcgtctatagacgacacgcatttacgacgcgcgtttacaacacgtaatgcgtatcaagaaaggccctgtcataaaggaagacgacacgcattcgcgtgtcgtaaccttacgaagcgcgtgttaatgacacgcattgcgtatcaagaaagcccctgtcaagaaaggccatgtcataaatgaagatgacacacatttttgcgtatcataattttaaatgttttaagaaTTATATATTTTGATAGATTTAGTAATTTTCAAActaaataacacattaaaagtcttatagtacaaaataaaatacaataaataagaaagataattcattgcactaatatgtcaaatataaATTATCATTCCAGTagtaaataaatataatatattgctaatattgcataatatttattatagaaaagCAAAACATGTACAACATTAAAAGGAACCCGTGAGTAATTTATCCTTTGACAATCTTCATGTCAACTTTAAGCCTTGCAACCTCGCCATGGTATTGAACTTCGCCACCACCGACGTAATAAAAAAACTGcgtataaatataaaaaaaaaagagatgaTCCAATCATTCTATGACTCAAGGAAAAATATCATTAGAGAACtgtgaaaaaaatatgaaacaaatgaatgaaagtgcattgctatttctttaATACTTACTGCATAGAGTAAGACTTGGACATCATCTATAGTTTTGAAGGACATTGATGTCTCCCTATGCTgcacatataaaaaataaaaaagaacaaaattgAGCAACATATGGATTCATATATCTATCAAttgtattgtaaattgtaaattaaataaataagcatTAAGCATACATACCACTACAGATGCAATTCCAGGAAAAAGGCCTGAGCATATAATGGCGCTAACCAAtgattgattatgacttaatccgTTGTTAATCCCCGATTTAGTCTCAAGTAATTGAGCATCTTTCAAAATATGGATAAACTGATTCCTTAAAGAATGTATAGCTTGAAGTGTTTGAGCAGAAAGGAAATTCCTCTAGCAATATTTATAAGCATATCCTTCTCTTTTAGCTTCTTTCCATCCTTCATATGCACGCACAAGTGCCATATGATCACTGTAATCCTTTGCAGAAAATATTGATTTTGTTGTACTAGCTTGCTGAAATAGACATACAAAAGATATCAGGaaaagaccaaaatgcccttgtGTGAAAGTAGCTGGATTACTCACGTCTTTGTTCTCTTGAGGCAAAAGAAAATGATCCCTGACACTAAGTCCAGGAACAATTGTAAGAATAGGATCAAAGCAACGAAAAAAAGCACCCATTATCAGCATTTTCCCTAATTTCGGATCCAATGGAAGCATTGCCAGATATTTACGTATATTTTGAAAAAATGAGAAAAGATAATCTTAGgaaataaacttttataaatatattaatataaactaaCCAAGATGTGTAAGATTTTCATTTACATCTAATGCTCCAATCATCTTTGAAAAATCCACAACATTTTGGACCTAGAACAAATTAAAGTTCTATCATTTAGCAATTTGAATCATTCACTAAGATTCAAGTCATCAAGAACTGTTAACACTTACAGCTAATGGCTCTGGAGGCACCAAAGTAGCTGATAAAAACTCTCCAATACTTCCAACTTCCAAACcttttatttgcaaacaaagaGAATTTAAAGGAGTTCTTAAAAGCTTGGGTAGTTGATATTCAGAAAAATCATCATAAACACATCAAGGGTAAAGGTCGAAACATTCCCCTGTTTGCACACGCCTTGCCCTACCCCTTCTCTAAACCAACAAAAAAAAGCAACATAGAAAGTAGTCAACTACCTTGACCAACAAagtcaaagggtaaaaaggtAACTTACTTGGCGAGCAGATGCTTGTGATATCCATGAAGGCAACAAACAAGGAGTATTTTTCGAGGCATCATAAGTAGTCTCTTTAGCTTTTCCACAATCAACCACTAAAACCACATCATTAATTGTAATACTTGCTTCATCAATATTTGTAGCAAGTACTATTTTACGCACATTTGGAGGTGGTTTTTCAAATATAAGTTTCTGCAtaatcaaaaaaatataaaaattaaaagttatcaaatacataaatttgataaaaaaaattgaagtatAAAAAACTAAAATACGTTGGTCCCCTGCTTACTAATGGAAGTTGGCTTCTGTTGAGAGGAATGCTTCAATCTATTAGAATTTGAGCTCCTTTTGAAAACCAAGGGCTTGTCATCCTCATCAGATGAATAATTCATAATAGAAAAATATTACACATACCTCCTAGGTTGTCTCCTGTCCTTGTTTATTATAACTTAATTTTCTTTTTGCACATTGCTTCATGCTCCCCTGGATTTTCGTATCTACCCAACATGTTGTCCACCTATTACAAAaaaaaagtataattatttaaagaaataaaaaaatgttaaataagAAAAATCGATTATAAGCTTTGTACCAAAATCATCAACAAACACAACCCTAGGAGTGGTTTTACTGGGCAGACTGAAAATGACCTTCATATACGTCTCCCCTGATACCAAAATAGGTTTGGatccaaatatatatataatacacacGTTAACATGAATAGCAATAGTTTCAAAGGGGAGAATTCTTTTCTAGATCTTCCATTGTTATTTTAAttgatttatttgaatcaaaTGTCAAAACTATATGTGGTAAAAGAAAATTCAAGATATGGATCTTAGAACTATATATACAAAGGACAAGCTGGGGTAGATAACCTATTTCAGATGGAAGATAAGCACCTGGCGGAAATGGTTATGTCTTTTCACTTCGTAAATATTATTAGAAATGAAGTATGAACATAAATACCAACAATGAGCGTCCTTAGTCTTCAGGTCACTGAATCTTACAAATCAGTTCATAGCAAAACAGATCCACCTGTTACTGTTAGGAACCCTAATGTTATCATTCCTAATGAAACAGTGAGGTTGCTAAGTGGAGCAGGCTTTTTATGAAAATGAAATGGTTTCTGTTGTGAACAGATTGCTATATAACTTATAAACATGTTTAGTTAAAAAGAAATTATGGTGCAAATCAATTTATTGGTTGAAACCATTGTTTCATGTTAGCCCCATTTGTAAACACCCTACTGCAGCAAGGGAAACCTGTTTACTACCATTTGCAATGATGTTCTTCACAGAACACATCAAAGACTCCCATCCTACATAACAAATATTCAACTTCACCATTGTTCTTTTTTAAAGCACACATGTTTTTGAAGAAATTATAATCTTTTAAATGAAGACATACCTGACCAAAAATTGGTTAAACTTCTTAATAATGGAAAAAAAGTACGCAGGATACGAGCAATTCCACCAAATAAAAGCTCAAGTGTTGCGGCTGGAtgttttaaaaaaacatttaaatttattatAAAACTGAAAAGAAGAGTGAAATAAGTGTAGAAATATGAATTAAACAAAGTCTATGTTGACATGCCTATGATGTATGAGCATATGAACTGCT is a window of Lactuca sativa cultivar Salinas chromosome 1, Lsat_Salinas_v11, whole genome shotgun sequence DNA encoding:
- the LOC128132014 gene encoding DExH-box ATP-dependent RNA helicase DExH3-like, whose product is MNYSSDEDDKPLVFKRSSNSNRLKHSSQQKPTSISKQGTNKLIFEKPPPNVRKIVLATNIDEASITINDVVLVVDCGKAKETTYDASKNTPCLLPSWISQASARQRRGRARRVQTGECLEVGSIGEFLSATLVPPEPLAVQNVVDFSKMIGALDVNENLTHLDYLFSFFQNIRKYLAMLPLDPKLGKMLIMGAFFRCFDPILTIVPGLSVRDHFLLPQENKDQASTTKSIFSAKDYSDHMALRNFLSAQTLQAIHSLRNQFIHILKDAQLLETKSGINNGLSHNQSLVSAIICSGLFPGIASVVHRETSMSFKTIDDVQVLLYAFFYYVGGGEVQYHGEVARLKVDMKIVKG